DNA from Rhodobacteraceae bacterium M382:
ATTGACCGCCTGCCCGATGCAGTTTGCCCCGGGCAAGGCCCCGATCAACAAAAGAACATATAGAGCGCCAACAAGAAGGACGTACCCCATATGATGAAAACACGCGCAGCAGTTGCGGTTGCCCCCGGCAAGCCGCTGGAGATCATGGACGTGAACCTCGAAGGCCCGCGTGCCGGCGAAGTTCTGGTGGAAATCAAGGCCACGGGCCTGTGCCACACCGATGAATTCACCCGCTCGGGCGACGACCCCGAAGGCATCTTTCCGGCGATTCTGGGCCATGAGGGTGCCGGTATTGTTCTGGAAGTCGGCGAAGGCGTCACCAGCCTGAAGCCGGGCGATCACGTGATCCCGCTTTATACGCCCGAATGCCGCGAATGCGATTACTGTCTGAACCCAAAAACCAACCTGTGTCAGGCGATCCGCTCGACCCAGGGGCAGGGTCTGCTGCCGGATGGCACCACCCGGTTCAGCATGGAAGACGGCACCCCGATCCATCACTACATGGGCTGCTCGACGTTCGCCAACCACACCGTCGTGCCCGAAATCGCGCTGGCCAAGGTGCGCGACGACGCGCCGTTTGACAAAATCTGCTACATCGGCTGCGGCGTCACCACCGGCATCGGCGCGGTGATCAACACCGCCAAGGTCGAAATCGGGTCGACCGCCGTTGTGTTTGGTCTGGGCGGCATCGGTCTGAACGTCATCCAGGGCCTGCGTCTGGCCGGAGCTGACCAGATTGTCGGCGTCGACCTGAACCCGGGCAAGGTGGAGATGGCCACCCGCTTTGGCATGACCCATTTCGTCAACCCTGCCGAAGTAGACGGTGATCTGGTCGCCCATCTGGTCGAGCTGACCGGCGGCGGCGCAGATTACACATTCGACGCCACTGGCAACGTCAACGTCATGCGCACCGCGCTGGAATGCGCACACAAGGGTTGGGGCGAAAGCATCATCATCGGTGTGGCACCGGCAGGGGCCGAAATCTCGACCCGCCCGTTCCAGCTGGTCACCGGCCGCTCCTGGCGCGGCACCGCATTTGGCGGCGCAGCCGGGCGCACGGATGTGCCCAAGATCGTCGATTGGTACATGGACGGCAAGATCGAGATCGACCCGATGATCACCCACAAGCTGAGCCTGGACGAGATCAACCACGGCTTCCACCTGATGCACGAAGGCAAGTCCATCCGCGCCGTGGTGGAATTCTAAATCACAGCGGAGCTTCTCAGCTTCACAGCATGATCCCGATTTCGGATTGGCCTGCGGCCAATCCGACCGGGGGCCCGGGGGGCGGCGCGTTTCACGCGCCGCCCCCCGGGCCATTTGGGCACTGCTTCCAAAGATGGGCCACAACCCAAAGTGGCTCCCAAGAAAATCATTGCAGCGGCACAGACAGGCCCTTCACATATCCTCCCAGGGGGGATATTGGTCTGCTATGACCAGACCCCACAAACATCAATCTCATCCCAAGGTGATC
Protein-coding regions in this window:
- a CDS encoding S-(hydroxymethyl)glutathione dehydrogenase/class III alcohol dehydrogenase, with protein sequence MKTRAAVAVAPGKPLEIMDVNLEGPRAGEVLVEIKATGLCHTDEFTRSGDDPEGIFPAILGHEGAGIVLEVGEGVTSLKPGDHVIPLYTPECRECDYCLNPKTNLCQAIRSTQGQGLLPDGTTRFSMEDGTPIHHYMGCSTFANHTVVPEIALAKVRDDAPFDKICYIGCGVTTGIGAVINTAKVEIGSTAVVFGLGGIGLNVIQGLRLAGADQIVGVDLNPGKVEMATRFGMTHFVNPAEVDGDLVAHLVELTGGGADYTFDATGNVNVMRTALECAHKGWGESIIIGVAPAGAEISTRPFQLVTGRSWRGTAFGGAAGRTDVPKIVDWYMDGKIEIDPMITHKLSLDEINHGFHLMHEGKSIRAVVEF